A genomic segment from Syntrophotalea acetylenivorans encodes:
- a CDS encoding STAS domain-containing protein has protein sequence MLTTIESRNAITLIQIQEERLDAHNSSDLKGQMLTLFEEGKNNMIVDLQGVRFVDSSGLGALVSGFKNASARNGNLKLCGLQPQVESMFELTRLHRVFEIFPDLAQALNSFQE, from the coding sequence ATGCTGACGACAATTGAATCCCGAAACGCCATTACTCTTATCCAGATCCAGGAAGAGCGCCTTGATGCGCACAATAGTTCAGATTTGAAGGGGCAGATGCTGACCCTCTTTGAAGAGGGCAAAAACAATATGATTGTCGACCTGCAGGGAGTACGTTTTGTCGATTCTTCCGGCTTGGGAGCACTGGTCTCAGGGTTTAAAAATGCCAGCGCCCGCAATGGAAACCTGAAACTTTGCGGTCTGCAACCGCAGGTTGAATCGATGTTCGAATTGACCAGGCTCCACCGGGTATTCGAAATTTTTCCCGATTTGGCCCAAGCTTTGAACAGTTTCCAGGAATAA
- a CDS encoding ATP-binding protein, with protein sequence MSESIFLDIKVPNETGYLRLLGKIGEYLAQSLESYPGDREELAYHINLVLTEAMANAIRHTVDSKPGETLHVTLHVKNRKLTIKVYDQGRGFTFCDLPEPPPSCLAEHGRGIFIIKTLMDRVSYRKYDNGHVLEMEKILY encoded by the coding sequence ATGAGCGAAAGCATCTTCCTCGACATCAAAGTCCCCAACGAGACAGGATATCTGCGCCTGCTGGGCAAGATAGGAGAATATCTTGCCCAGAGCCTGGAGTCCTATCCGGGAGACCGGGAAGAGCTAGCCTACCATATCAACCTGGTGCTGACCGAAGCGATGGCGAATGCCATACGGCATACCGTCGATTCAAAACCTGGTGAAACCTTACACGTTACCCTGCATGTAAAAAATCGGAAACTGACCATTAAGGTTTATGATCAGGGGCGCGGGTTCACCTTCTGTGACCTGCCGGAACCGCCTCCTTCCTGCTTAGCTGAGCACGGTCGCGGCATCTTTATCATCAAGACCCTGATGGACCGGGTCTCCTACCGAAAATATGATAACGGCCACGTTCTGGAAATGGAGAAGATTCTCTACTGA
- a CDS encoding HAD family hydrolase, which yields MTGGRGVVFDCDGVLFESRKANLAYYNTIFEACGFPLVSEDEPDKVHVCHTAATPQVFAALLSPKQSQQALIVARGIDYRQFLPLMIPEPDLLEVLQVLHESHSLAVATNRGHGVKELLTFFGLDDYFVTVVSSADVKRPKPHPDMLLLAAERLGFEPAELLFVGDSELDCQAADEAGMPFVGYKNSFDGQQAVNGHRDLLALLS from the coding sequence ATGACCGGAGGCAGAGGGGTTGTTTTCGATTGCGACGGGGTCTTGTTCGAGAGTCGAAAAGCTAATCTCGCTTATTACAATACAATATTTGAAGCCTGCGGTTTTCCTCTGGTTAGCGAGGATGAACCGGATAAGGTGCATGTTTGTCATACCGCAGCCACGCCCCAGGTCTTTGCAGCTTTGCTCAGTCCGAAACAATCACAACAGGCCCTTATTGTTGCCCGTGGCATCGATTATCGGCAATTTCTACCGTTGATGATTCCCGAACCCGACCTCCTCGAGGTTTTACAGGTATTGCATGAAAGTCACTCCTTGGCCGTGGCGACCAATCGAGGACATGGCGTCAAGGAACTGCTGACCTTTTTCGGCTTGGACGATTATTTCGTTACGGTGGTGAGCAGCGCCGATGTGAAACGGCCTAAGCCTCACCCGGATATGTTGCTCCTGGCGGCTGAACGGCTGGGTTTTGAGCCCGCCGAGTTATTGTTTGTCGGCGATTCTGAGCTCGATTGTCAAGCAGCCGATGAGGCGGGCATGCCTTTTGTGGGTTATAAGAATTCCTTTGACGGACAACAGGCTGTCAATGGCCACCGGGATTTGCTGGCGTTGCTTTCCTGA
- the lgt gene encoding prolipoprotein diacylglyceryl transferase — protein sequence MTYPQIDPVIFQIGPLAIRWYGLMYLLGFVAAYYLIRHLCRWRRLPLEDAGVSDLLFYCVLGVILGGRLGYVLFYDLSYYLEHPLQILAVWQGGMSFHGGLSGVVVFASIFCLRKKLPLLLTADVLVTAATIGLGLGRLGNFINGELWGRVTDAPWGMVFPGAGPLPRHPSQLYEAGLEGGVLFALLYLFHRRRLSPGVPFFSFCLLYGVFRFAVEFVREPDAHIGFLWGAATMGQLLSLPMVLIGLIGLGWVLLGRGRE from the coding sequence CTGACTTACCCTCAGATCGATCCGGTTATTTTCCAGATAGGCCCCCTGGCTATCCGTTGGTACGGGCTTATGTATCTTCTCGGCTTTGTTGCCGCCTACTATCTGATTCGGCATCTGTGTCGTTGGCGGCGTTTGCCATTGGAAGACGCCGGGGTCTCCGACCTGCTTTTTTATTGTGTTCTTGGCGTTATCCTCGGTGGACGACTGGGTTATGTCTTATTTTATGACCTTTCCTATTACCTTGAGCATCCGTTGCAGATTCTTGCAGTTTGGCAGGGAGGAATGAGTTTTCACGGTGGGCTGAGCGGTGTAGTTGTTTTTGCCTCGATTTTTTGCCTGCGTAAAAAGCTGCCTTTGTTGCTGACGGCTGATGTGCTGGTGACCGCCGCTACCATCGGTTTAGGGCTTGGACGGCTCGGAAACTTTATTAACGGTGAATTGTGGGGCAGGGTGACGGATGCTCCCTGGGGTATGGTCTTCCCCGGTGCAGGGCCTTTGCCGCGTCATCCGAGCCAATTGTATGAAGCTGGCCTGGAGGGTGGGGTTCTTTTCGCGCTTCTTTATTTATTTCATCGTCGTCGACTGTCCCCCGGAGTGCCGTTTTTTTCATTCTGTCTGCTCTACGGGGTATTTCGTTTCGCTGTAGAGTTTGTTCGAGAGCCAGATGCACATATCGGTTTTTTGTGGGGTGCGGCTACCATGGGGCAGTTGCTGTCGCTGCCTATGGTCTTGATCGGTTTGATCGGTTTAGGCTGGGTTCTTTTGGGCAGGGGGCGTGAATGA
- a CDS encoding RluA family pseudouridine synthase: MASKIYRLTVDSQASGQRIDQYVAGQIEDLSRGVVRKVIDLGGVHLAGRRIGRCSQAVRAGQSIEVYLDGRPLDKFSLLSEHVLFQDDYLLIIDKPPGIDFQPTHARFKGTLYDATLRFIESTAAGKGKVSLGMVQRLDRDTSGVTVFSIHQRAHRAMTRMFADRRVDKRYRTLVFGHLNEKEGEFRSLLARQHRTNLMKSVKKGGKEAITRYRVVEEFAESTLVEVELITGRSHQIRAHFSEAGHPLLGDTRYGGPAHISGYEIQRSMLHAFRLSFEHPVSHENLMFEAPLPEDMAGLLVRLAN, from the coding sequence ATGGCGTCCAAAATTTACCGTCTTACCGTCGATTCACAAGCTTCAGGACAACGTATCGATCAATATGTTGCTGGCCAAATTGAAGACCTTTCGAGGGGAGTCGTTCGTAAGGTTATCGACCTCGGTGGTGTGCATTTGGCAGGGCGCCGCATCGGTCGTTGCTCTCAGGCGGTGCGGGCTGGACAGTCTATTGAGGTTTATCTCGATGGCCGCCCCCTGGATAAATTTTCCCTCCTTTCCGAGCATGTTCTGTTTCAGGATGATTATCTGCTGATTATCGATAAACCGCCTGGTATAGATTTTCAACCGACTCATGCCCGCTTTAAGGGGACCCTTTACGATGCCACCCTGCGTTTTATAGAAAGCACGGCGGCTGGCAAGGGAAAAGTAAGTCTGGGAATGGTGCAGCGCCTCGATCGTGATACCTCCGGAGTGACGGTCTTTTCCATTCATCAACGTGCCCACCGTGCCATGACTCGTATGTTTGCAGACCGACGGGTAGATAAGCGTTACCGTACCCTGGTGTTCGGTCACCTCAATGAAAAAGAGGGCGAGTTTCGTTCACTGCTCGCCCGGCAACATCGTACCAACCTGATGAAGTCCGTAAAAAAAGGAGGCAAGGAAGCGATTACTCGTTACCGAGTGGTTGAGGAGTTTGCCGAAAGTACCCTGGTTGAGGTGGAACTGATAACGGGTCGTTCTCATCAGATTCGCGCTCATTTCTCCGAGGCGGGGCACCCCTTGCTGGGGGATACACGCTATGGTGGCCCAGCTCATATCTCCGGTTACGAGATTCAACGCTCGATGTTGCATGCCTTTAGACTATCTTTTGAACACCCTGTCAGCCATGAAAATCTGATGTTTGAAGCACCGCTTCCCGAAGATATGGCCGGATTGCTTGTTCGTCTGGCAAATTGA
- a CDS encoding PaaI family thioesterase — protein sequence MKPDTHLAISPTWVGTPVDLSQGRAVAQLITCKEMCADDKGLIHGGFAFGLGDYAAMLAVNDPNVVLGAAETKFLAPVRCGEVMVATAEVLIEQGKKREVECRITVEDRVVFEGRFTCFVLPQHILSS from the coding sequence ATGAAGCCTGATACCCATTTAGCGATTTCGCCGACTTGGGTTGGGACGCCCGTTGACCTTTCCCAGGGGCGGGCTGTTGCCCAGCTTATAACCTGTAAGGAGATGTGCGCCGATGATAAAGGTCTGATCCACGGGGGGTTTGCCTTTGGCTTAGGCGATTATGCTGCCATGCTGGCGGTCAATGATCCCAATGTGGTCCTTGGTGCTGCTGAAACAAAGTTTCTGGCTCCGGTTCGGTGCGGCGAAGTGATGGTTGCTACCGCTGAGGTTTTAATCGAACAGGGCAAGAAGCGTGAAGTCGAATGTCGAATTACGGTCGAGGACCGAGTTGTTTTCGAGGGTCGATTCACCTGTTTTGTCTTGCCGCAGCACATTTTAAGTTCATGA
- a CDS encoding integration host factor subunit beta, with protein MTKSELIEQLSYSNNLLGKKESELVVNTLLEGIRNALVEGERVEIRGFGSFTVRTRDAREARNPKSGEVVQIAAKKTAFFKTGKELRERVDNGNI; from the coding sequence ATGACAAAAAGTGAATTGATCGAACAACTGTCCTATAGCAACAATTTATTGGGGAAAAAAGAATCCGAGCTGGTGGTGAATACCTTGCTTGAAGGAATACGCAATGCCCTGGTTGAGGGAGAGCGGGTAGAAATTCGTGGTTTCGGCTCCTTTACCGTTCGTACTCGGGATGCCCGTGAAGCTCGTAATCCCAAGAGTGGTGAAGTCGTGCAAATTGCTGCTAAAAAGACAGCCTTTTTTAAGACCGGAAAAGAGCTGCGCGAGCGGGTCGATAACGGGAATATCTAG
- the sppA gene encoding signal peptide peptidase SppA, with the protein MKKRPFLMALLTLGAIFAFFLLLIVVVGKMSGRSSHFVLGEKVGYVTITGAITSSEKIIEQIDNFKEDSSVKAIVLRVNSPGGGVSPSQEIYDEVKATAAVKPVVVSMGSVAASGGYYIAAPAQRILANPGTITGSIGVIMQFTNVEELLGKVGLKSQVVKSGKHKDIGSPVRPMSGADREILQSLIDDVYSQFVQAVAESRKMEIDKVRQLADGRIFTGRQAFEAGLVDELGGYRDAIRVAADLAGIEGKPKVVYPAPDKPEIFEYFVQETAQLVKQSLQNGDAGLQFLWSGK; encoded by the coding sequence ATGAAGAAACGACCATTTTTGATGGCCCTGCTGACCCTTGGGGCCATTTTTGCATTCTTTCTGCTGCTTATCGTGGTAGTCGGCAAGATGTCCGGTCGCTCCAGCCATTTTGTGCTGGGGGAAAAGGTTGGCTATGTCACTATTACCGGTGCTATTACTTCGTCGGAAAAGATCATAGAGCAGATCGATAATTTCAAAGAAGACAGTTCGGTCAAAGCTATTGTCTTGCGGGTCAACTCTCCCGGTGGAGGTGTTAGTCCCTCCCAGGAAATCTATGATGAAGTCAAGGCAACGGCTGCAGTTAAACCGGTCGTCGTCTCAATGGGGTCGGTAGCCGCTTCCGGTGGGTATTATATTGCCGCGCCTGCTCAGCGTATTCTTGCCAACCCTGGTACGATCACCGGTAGCATCGGTGTCATTATGCAGTTTACCAATGTTGAAGAACTGCTGGGCAAGGTCGGCTTAAAGAGTCAAGTTGTAAAAAGCGGAAAGCATAAGGATATCGGTTCTCCCGTGAGGCCTATGTCCGGTGCTGATCGTGAAATTCTGCAATCGTTAATCGACGATGTTTATTCTCAATTTGTTCAGGCTGTAGCCGAATCCCGGAAGATGGAAATCGACAAGGTCCGGCAGCTTGCTGATGGCCGGATTTTTACCGGGCGACAGGCCTTTGAAGCCGGCCTGGTGGATGAATTGGGTGGCTATCGTGACGCTATTCGAGTGGCCGCCGATCTGGCTGGTATCGAGGGAAAACCTAAAGTGGTTTATCCGGCACCTGATAAACCAGAGATATTTGAATATTTTGTTCAAGAGACTGCGCAATTGGTTAAGCAGAGCCTTCAAAATGGTGATGCCGGGCTGCAGTTTCTGTGGTCTGGGAAATAG
- a CDS encoding 30S ribosomal protein S1 yields the protein MVESKEKTNKNKEVDLFGDDLEMEEGEQSFSELFESSIKELNVGDVVEGTIVQINPDTVVVDVGYKSEGIIPLSELADESGEVNVEVGDKLDVLFERRENENGLIGLSKEKADRQKIWNGLEEDAVVEGRIVNRIKGGLSVDIGVTAFLPGSQVDLRPVRNLDKLLGESFDFKIIKLNKRRGNIVLSRRVLLEEQRESQRKDTLDTLAEGQEVEGQVKNLTDYGAFIDLGGIDGLLHITDMSWGRVAHPSDVLAVGDKINVKVLKFDQEKERVSLGLKQMIPDPWLNVADKYPVGARVNGKVVSLTDYGAFVELNEGVEGLIHVSEMSWTKRIKHPNKLLSVGDEIETVVLALDTPSRRISLGLKQIERNPWEVIGEKFPIGTIIEGQVKNITDFGIFVGVDEGIDGLVHISDLSWTKRIKHPSEIYKKGDLVKAVVLNIDQDNERFSLGVKQLAADPWQTITTRYAPGTLITGKVTSVTDFGIFLEVEEGIEGLIHVSEISKEKIDTPKDFATVGDSLEAVVLHVDTNERKIALSIKSLARQKEKAEVDEFMGAQKNATSSLGDLLQGALNKAGDSDEE from the coding sequence ATGGTGGAAAGCAAAGAAAAAACTAACAAGAACAAAGAAGTGGATCTGTTTGGCGATGACCTGGAGATGGAGGAAGGTGAGCAGAGTTTTAGCGAACTTTTCGAAAGCAGCATCAAAGAGCTGAACGTCGGTGATGTGGTCGAAGGGACGATTGTCCAGATCAATCCTGACACGGTGGTGGTGGACGTCGGCTACAAGTCCGAAGGTATCATCCCGCTCTCCGAACTTGCCGATGAAAGCGGCGAGGTCAACGTTGAAGTAGGGGACAAGCTTGATGTTTTATTCGAGCGTCGCGAAAACGAAAACGGTCTGATCGGTCTGTCCAAGGAAAAAGCCGACCGTCAGAAAATCTGGAATGGCCTTGAAGAGGACGCTGTGGTTGAAGGACGTATCGTCAATCGCATCAAGGGTGGCCTCTCCGTCGATATCGGCGTTACGGCGTTCCTGCCCGGTTCCCAGGTTGACCTGCGACCGGTCCGTAATCTCGACAAACTCCTCGGTGAAAGCTTTGATTTCAAGATAATCAAACTCAACAAGCGGCGCGGAAATATCGTGCTGTCCCGTCGGGTGTTGCTCGAAGAACAGCGTGAAAGTCAGCGCAAGGATACTCTCGACACCCTGGCCGAAGGTCAGGAAGTCGAAGGTCAGGTCAAAAACCTCACCGATTACGGTGCGTTTATCGACCTGGGCGGCATCGATGGTCTGTTGCATATTACCGATATGTCCTGGGGCCGCGTTGCGCATCCCTCCGATGTACTGGCAGTCGGTGACAAGATCAATGTCAAGGTTCTCAAGTTCGACCAGGAGAAGGAACGCGTTTCTCTCGGTCTTAAGCAGATGATTCCCGATCCGTGGCTCAATGTTGCCGATAAGTATCCGGTTGGCGCCCGCGTCAACGGTAAGGTCGTTAGCCTGACCGATTACGGTGCGTTCGTCGAGCTGAATGAAGGGGTAGAGGGCTTGATCCATGTCTCAGAGATGAGCTGGACCAAACGCATCAAGCACCCCAACAAGCTGCTCAGCGTTGGTGACGAAATCGAAACTGTCGTGCTGGCTCTCGATACACCGAGCCGTCGTATTTCTCTCGGCCTGAAACAGATCGAGCGGAATCCATGGGAAGTTATCGGCGAGAAATTCCCCATCGGCACCATCATCGAAGGCCAGGTCAAGAACATTACCGACTTCGGCATCTTCGTTGGCGTTGATGAAGGCATTGACGGTCTGGTGCATATCTCCGACCTGTCCTGGACCAAGCGTATCAAGCATCCTTCTGAAATCTACAAGAAGGGTGACCTGGTCAAGGCGGTAGTTCTCAATATCGATCAGGACAATGAGCGTTTCTCCCTGGGCGTCAAGCAGCTTGCTGCTGATCCCTGGCAGACCATTACCACCCGCTACGCTCCCGGCACTCTGATCACCGGCAAGGTGACCTCGGTGACTGACTTCGGCATCTTCCTGGAAGTTGAAGAGGGCATCGAAGGCCTGATCCATGTTTCCGAGATCAGCAAAGAAAAGATCGATACGCCTAAAGACTTCGCCACCGTCGGCGATTCTCTCGAGGCAGTCGTTCTGCATGTCGACACCAACGAGCGCAAGATCGCTCTGTCGATCAAGAGCTTGGCTCGTCAGAAAGAAAAAGCAGAAGTTGATGAGTTCATGGGGGCACAGAAGAATGCTACCTCCAGCCTGGGCGACCTGCTTCAGGGTGCTTTGAACAAAGCTGGCGACAGCGACGAAGAATAA
- the ispH gene encoding 4-hydroxy-3-methylbut-2-enyl diphosphate reductase, producing MKIILADSAGFCFGVKRATQLAFKAAEDNCPICSLGPIIHSPQVVERLEEKGVRVVERVEDIERGTVIIRSHGITSGELADIHARNLIPVDATCPFVKKVQDYVTLLCAEGYAVVLVGEKDHPEVQGIISYADQAEVAVVADSEEAQRLPSQSKIGLVAQTTQSFENFHQVADVCLRKAKEVRVFNTICDATSVRQDEAREIAQQVDLMLILGGFNSANTTRLAQICRELQPRTYHVEVASQIKPEWFVGVKVVGVTAGASTPRWIIDEVLRLVGSFEN from the coding sequence ATGAAAATCATTCTGGCCGACAGTGCCGGTTTCTGCTTCGGCGTCAAGAGGGCAACCCAGCTGGCTTTCAAGGCGGCGGAGGACAATTGTCCGATCTGCTCCCTCGGCCCTATTATTCATTCGCCTCAGGTGGTGGAGAGGCTGGAAGAAAAAGGGGTGAGGGTCGTCGAAAGGGTCGAAGATATCGAAAGGGGCACGGTGATTATCCGCTCTCACGGTATTACCTCCGGTGAACTGGCCGACATTCACGCCCGCAACCTGATTCCGGTCGATGCAACTTGCCCCTTTGTCAAAAAGGTTCAGGATTACGTCACATTGCTTTGTGCCGAAGGCTATGCAGTGGTGCTGGTAGGGGAGAAGGACCATCCCGAAGTGCAGGGCATCATCTCCTATGCCGATCAGGCTGAAGTGGCTGTGGTGGCCGATAGCGAGGAAGCACAGCGTTTGCCGAGTCAATCCAAGATCGGTCTAGTCGCCCAGACCACACAATCCTTCGAAAACTTTCACCAGGTCGCCGATGTCTGCCTGCGAAAAGCCAAGGAAGTTCGGGTGTTCAATACGATCTGTGATGCGACTTCGGTGCGTCAGGACGAAGCCCGTGAAATCGCCCAGCAGGTCGATTTGATGCTGATTTTGGGGGGATTCAATAGTGCGAACACCACCCGATTGGCGCAGATCTGCCGGGAGCTTCAGCCCAGGACCTACCATGTCGAAGTCGCTTCGCAGATCAAGCCCGAGTGGTTCGTCGGCGTCAAGGTTGTCGGAGTTACAGCCGGTGCATCGACACCCCGGTGGATCATCGATGAAGTGCTAAGGTTGGTCGGCTCATTCGAAAATTAA
- the cmk gene encoding (d)CMP kinase encodes MKRELIVAVDGPSGSGKSTLSRLLAAALNYINIDTGAMYRSVGLAAHRAGVHPEDDQALAELCQSLTIEFARSGAGERVLLNGEDVSEAIRTPAMSMMASRVSACSAVREAMGELQKSMGEKGGVVLEGRDIGTVVFPNAEVKFFLLASAAERGRRRFEELRAKGLQVDLQQTIAEVEERDAADSNRQHAPLVQADDALAIDTTSMTIEQVLQEMLRIVNSRRLQNCEPQGQGE; translated from the coding sequence TTGAAACGAGAATTGATCGTCGCTGTAGATGGGCCGTCCGGCTCAGGAAAAAGCACCCTGAGTCGGCTTCTCGCTGCCGCATTGAATTATATCAATATCGATACGGGGGCTATGTACCGTTCTGTCGGTTTGGCTGCACACCGGGCCGGTGTCCATCCGGAGGACGACCAGGCACTGGCGGAGCTCTGTCAGAGTTTGACTATCGAATTCGCTCGCAGTGGAGCCGGTGAGAGGGTTCTGCTCAACGGTGAAGATGTCAGTGAGGCGATTCGTACGCCGGCGATGAGTATGATGGCCTCCCGCGTATCGGCCTGCTCGGCGGTTCGAGAGGCCATGGGCGAGCTGCAGAAGTCCATGGGAGAAAAGGGAGGCGTGGTTCTGGAGGGACGCGATATCGGCACCGTGGTCTTTCCCAACGCCGAGGTCAAATTCTTTCTCCTGGCCAGTGCCGCAGAGCGCGGCCGGCGTCGTTTTGAAGAGCTGCGAGCCAAGGGACTGCAGGTAGATCTACAGCAGACCATTGCCGAAGTCGAAGAACGGGACGCTGCCGATAGCAATCGCCAGCACGCACCGCTGGTACAGGCGGATGACGCTTTGGCGATCGATACGACCTCCATGACGATTGAACAGGTACTGCAGGAGATGCTGCGGATCGTCAATAGTCGACGCCTGCAGAATTGTGAACCGCAGGGGCAGGGTGAGTAG
- the aroA gene encoding 3-phosphoshikimate 1-carboxyvinyltransferase: MKQQTIASCGSLRGEITVPGDKSISHRSIMLGSLASGTTLVHGFLEGEDSLATLQAFRTMGITIEELGGGQLRIEGRGLHGLQEPGDVIDCGNSGTTMRLMLGLLSGQSFFSVLSGDQYLRRRPMKRVVGPLGTMGARIWGRCDGERAPLAIQGGPLKAAAYESPIASAQVKSALMLAGLYADGETTVREPHLSRDHSERMLSYFGADVRPFDGGVTVVGGPNLTGQEVHVPGDISSAAFFMVAALITPGSELLIRNVGVNPTRSGIIDILRQMGGSIELVDSRERSGEPVADLLVRSSHLQGIEIGGALVPRAIDEFPVVSVAACFAEGTTVIRDAHELRVKETDRIAAMCDALNAVGGQVEPREDGMSICGMDQLSGGMVTSCGDHRIAMSMAVAALRSSKPITISDTGCTETSFPGFWQLLQHLAG, translated from the coding sequence ATGAAACAGCAAACCATCGCTTCTTGCGGCTCCTTGCGTGGCGAAATTACCGTTCCCGGCGATAAGTCCATCTCCCATCGTTCCATCATGCTCGGTTCCCTGGCCAGCGGCACGACCCTGGTGCACGGCTTTCTTGAGGGCGAGGACAGCTTGGCAACCCTGCAGGCCTTTCGTACCATGGGGATTACCATCGAGGAGCTTGGGGGCGGACAGTTGCGCATTGAGGGACGTGGCCTCCATGGTTTGCAGGAACCGGGTGATGTCATCGATTGCGGCAATTCCGGCACCACCATGCGGCTGATGCTCGGTTTGCTGTCCGGCCAGTCCTTTTTCAGCGTCTTGAGCGGCGATCAATATCTTCGTCGTCGGCCCATGAAGCGGGTTGTTGGCCCCCTCGGTACCATGGGAGCCCGTATTTGGGGGCGTTGTGATGGAGAACGGGCGCCTCTGGCTATCCAAGGCGGACCTTTGAAGGCTGCAGCCTATGAATCGCCCATTGCCAGCGCCCAGGTCAAGTCGGCTCTCATGCTGGCCGGACTCTACGCCGATGGCGAAACCACAGTGCGAGAGCCCCATCTGTCCCGCGATCACAGCGAACGGATGCTGAGTTACTTCGGTGCCGACGTGAGGCCCTTTGATGGTGGGGTGACGGTCGTCGGCGGTCCCAATCTGACCGGTCAGGAGGTTCATGTCCCGGGAGATATTTCGTCCGCGGCCTTCTTTATGGTTGCGGCCCTGATTACGCCCGGCTCCGAACTGCTGATTCGCAATGTCGGTGTCAACCCGACCCGCAGCGGCATTATCGATATTTTGCGCCAGATGGGGGGCTCCATCGAACTGGTCGATTCGCGAGAGCGCTCCGGAGAACCGGTGGCCGACTTGCTGGTGCGCAGCAGTCATCTGCAAGGTATCGAGATCGGTGGTGCCCTGGTGCCCCGAGCCATCGATGAATTTCCGGTGGTCAGTGTCGCGGCTTGCTTTGCCGAAGGTACGACGGTCATTCGCGATGCTCACGAATTGCGGGTTAAAGAGACCGACCGTATTGCCGCGATGTGCGACGCCCTTAACGCTGTTGGCGGCCAGGTTGAGCCCCGCGAGGACGGTATGAGCATTTGTGGCATGGATCAATTGAGCGGCGGTATGGTGACGTCTTGCGGTGATCACCGCATTGCCATGAGCATGGCCGTTGCCGCACTTCGTTCATCGAAGCCGATTACCATAAGCGATACCGGCTGTACCGAGACCTCCTTCCCCGGTTTCTGGCAGTTGTTGCAACATCTGGCTGGTTAA
- a CDS encoding prephenate dehydrogenase, with the protein MQDLLIPKMTVIGTGLIGGSLALALKAAGAVGVVTGVGRGLANLQQAVELGVIDRFSQDAEAAVADADVVFLSTPVKTLPVMAARVLPHMKPGAILTDGGSVKEHIVAEIEPLVPAGVHFVPGHPIAGTERSGAVAAFASLYQDRRCILTPTERTDTKALELVRRMWQAAGSEVVTMDVTKHDRILAAISHLPHMVAYALVNAVASDDRYGEDILKYSAGGFRDFTRIASSDPSMWRDIALTNREALLDMIGGFESMLAELKQDIADGQDDSLFNFFLRSKERRDALL; encoded by the coding sequence ATGCAGGATTTACTGATACCGAAAATGACCGTGATCGGCACCGGGCTTATCGGCGGTTCGCTGGCTCTGGCGCTTAAGGCGGCCGGTGCGGTGGGTGTGGTGACCGGGGTCGGCCGGGGACTGGCCAATTTGCAGCAGGCTGTTGAACTCGGCGTAATCGACCGTTTCAGTCAGGATGCCGAGGCGGCAGTGGCGGACGCCGATGTAGTTTTTCTTTCTACGCCGGTGAAGACCCTGCCTGTTATGGCAGCCCGGGTGCTGCCCCATATGAAGCCGGGGGCTATTCTTACCGACGGTGGCAGTGTCAAGGAGCACATCGTAGCCGAAATCGAACCGCTGGTTCCGGCCGGAGTCCATTTTGTCCCGGGACATCCCATTGCCGGCACTGAACGGAGCGGGGCTGTTGCGGCCTTCGCCAGTCTCTACCAAGATCGGCGTTGTATTCTGACTCCCACCGAAAGGACCGATACGAAGGCCTTGGAGCTGGTGCGGCGCATGTGGCAAGCGGCCGGTAGCGAGGTGGTGACCATGGATGTGACCAAGCACGATCGCATTCTGGCCGCCATCAGCCATCTGCCCCATATGGTAGCTTATGCTTTGGTGAACGCCGTGGCCAGCGACGACCGCTACGGGGAGGATATCCTCAAGTACTCAGCCGGAGGATTCCGCGACTTTACCCGCATCGCTTCTTCCGATCCTTCCATGTGGCGGGATATCGCCCTGACTAATCGTGAGGCCCTGCTCGATATGATCGGTGGCTTCGAGTCCATGCTTGCCGAGCTCAAACAGGACATTGCCGACGGTCAGGACGACAGTCTTTTTAACTTTTTTCTGCGGTCCAAAGAGCGGCGCGACGCCCTTCTTTGA